CCGGAATGCAGCGCCGCGATTCCCATCGACAGATTGCGATACTTGGCGTTTTCAAATCCGGCGGCGCGCAGCATCCCGAGGAACGTTTCCTGATCAGGAAACTTGCGGATTGACTCGACCAGATACTGGTAACTGTCCCGATCCCCGGTGATCGCCTTGCCCAGCGGCGGAATCACGTTGAACGAATACAGGTCATAGACCTTTTGCAACATGTCATTGGGGATCTGGCTGAATTCCAGCACCATCAAGCGGCCACCGGGTTTTAGAACGCGAAACGCCTCATTCAGCGCGTCTTGCGGGCGGGTCACATTGCGAATGCCAAAGCTGATCGTGTAAACGTCAAAGGTGTTGTCGTCGAAAGGCAGCGCCATCGCATCGCCCACGGTCCAGTCAAGGCTCGCGGCCATATCGGTGGCCTCGGCGCGCTTGCGCCCTTCGATCAACATGCTTTCTGTCAGGTCCAGCACGGTCGCGTGGCCCGATCCGGCGCGTTGCAGAAACCGGAACGAAATATCTCCCGTGCCGCCCGCAACATCCAGCAGCCGTTGGCCCGCGTGCGGCGCAAGCCAATCCATCATCGCATCTTTCCAGATACGGTGGATACCAAGGCTCATCGCGTCGTTCATCACGTCATACTTGCCGGCCACAGACGTGAACACACCCTGCACGCGGCCAGCCTTTTCGCTTTCGGCAACGGTTTCAAAACCGAAATGGGTGGTCGCCTGGGTTTTGTCGCTCATGTCACACTCGCGCCTGAATAAAGTCAGATTGGGGTTATACTTAGTTGGACCAAAGAACAAATCCCCTTTCTGACGCAGGACCAACGATGACCGTGACCATTTTTTCCACCGCCTTGCCGATCATGGCGCTCGCCGGTTTGATCTACGTCTTCTCGTTTTACTTGTCACGGCGCTTGCGCGCAGGGCTACAAGGCCGTTTTAACCAACGCGACAGCAAGGGCCGCGCCATTCCGAAAACCGGTATGAACGCTGGGAATTTGCCCGCTGGAATGGGCCTGATTGCCCGCGTCGGAGAATCTGCCCGCAATCGCATGACCTTTGATCGCGTCTATATGCGGCCCACTATCGGGCTGCGCGTGATCATCATCGGGCTAAGCGGCTGGATACTCTATCTGATGTGGACCGATCAGGGAGGCTTCATCCCGACAACCGGTATTACCGCATATCTGATCGTCGGGGCGGTGGTTTACGGGCTGTTCTACATCAACTTCTATCAGGCCCAGTATGATCAGCACGCTCTGACGATCCCGAATGCTCTGCTGTTTGACCAGACCCGCGACTGGAAAGACCTGATCATGGTTCAGGATGATGGCCACTATGCCTATGTGCTGACCTTTGCCACGGGGCCGAAACTGCGGATGCAGAAATACCTTGTGGGCGCGCGCACGTTCCTTACCTTTGCCAATGAACAGATGCGCAAACACAACAGGATCTAATGCCCGAACTTCCCGAGGTTGAAACCGTCCGCCGCGGCCTTGCCCCCGCGATGGAGGGGCAGGTCATTGCACGTGCCGCCGTGAACCGCCCCGATCTGCGCTGGCCATTCCCTGAAAACATGGCCGCGCGGTTAACGGGTGCGCGCGTGATCGCGCTGCGGCGCAGGTCAAAATACATCCTTGCCGATCTGGATCGTGGCGAGACTCTGATCATTCATCTTGGCATGTCGGGCCGGATGCTGGTGTCGGGCGATCCGCTGGGCCAGTTTCAGCATGATCACCCCGCACCTGCGAAACATGATCA
This portion of the Octadecabacter sp. SW4 genome encodes:
- the ubiE gene encoding bifunctional demethylmenaquinone methyltransferase/2-methoxy-6-polyprenyl-1,4-benzoquinol methylase UbiE: MSDKTQATTHFGFETVAESEKAGRVQGVFTSVAGKYDVMNDAMSLGIHRIWKDAMMDWLAPHAGQRLLDVAGGTGDISFRFLQRAGSGHATVLDLTESMLIEGRKRAEATDMAASLDWTVGDAMALPFDDNTFDVYTISFGIRNVTRPQDALNEAFRVLKPGGRLMVLEFSQIPNDMLQKVYDLYSFNVIPPLGKAITGDRDSYQYLVESIRKFPDQETFLGMLRAAGFENAKYRNLSMGIAALHSGWKL